The DNA window TGTGGCTGTAGGTACCGGTAAAGCACTATCAATGGGTCAAGAAGGGGAAGCAGACGTACTGTTAACTCACGCTCCTGAATCCGAGCAACCACTGGTAGATGCTGAAGAAGTTCTCAACTATCAATTGGTAATGCATAACGATTTTGTAGTGGTTGGTTCACCAGATGATCCAGCGGGCATTAAAGGTATCGCTAAGGCCACCGAGGCATTTGCCAAGATATCTGAAGCCCAAAGTGTATTTGTGTCTCGCGGTGATGATTCCGGTACTGATAAAAAGGAAAAGGGTATTTGGAAGGAAGCAGGAATTGAACCAGCAGGTGAATGGTATCAAGAAACCGGCAGTGGTATGGGTGACACATTAGTGGTTGCTAACCAAAAACAAGCCTATACTTTAACTGACCGTGCCACCTACTTGGCTCACCAGGATGACATGGATTTAGAAATTCTGGTGGAGGGCGCCGGTGAATTACTCAACATCTATCACGTGATGGAAGTTAACCCAGAAAAGTCAGATAAAATTAATAATGAGGGTGCTAAAGCCTTTGTAGAATTCATGGTTAGTGAAGAAACTCAAAATGTAATTAAAGAATTTGGTGTGGAGGAATATGGTCAGCCATTATTCTTCCCAGACGCTGGCAAAACAATGGAAGATATTGCAGCTTAGCAGACACAAACGGTTGGTTAAAATACCAACCGTTTATTTTTTTAACTACATTAAAGAGCGATAAAAGTTTATAATGACAGTAAGACTTTCCAGTTGGAGGTGTTTTTGTGATTTCAAAACAAGATGTCAGCCAGTTGGTGTTAGATGGTAATCACCAGCAGCTGATTATTTTGGCTAAATTAGATACTAAGCGCATTTTACGTTATTTGATGCGTTTAACCTATGCCACAGATGAACTATTGCGTTATCGGGCGATAGAGGCCTTAGGATTAGTGGCGGGGGTAATTGCGCAAAATGACCCGGATACCATTCTAGATTTAATCCGTAGGCTTATTTGGTCAATGAATGATGAATCCGGTGCTCAAAGTTGGAGTGCCCCTGAAACCATCGCTGAAATCATATATAATCAGCCGGATATGTATCATCAATTTGCTTCGGTGATGATAAGGGCATCAATTGATGAGGAGATTTTTCAACAGGGAATGCTTTGGGCTGTAGGTAGATTATCTGCCAAGGTGGACTATATTAGAAAGATATTGCCGGAAATGACTTCTTTTTTAGATCACCAT is part of the Peptococcaceae bacterium 1198_IL3148 genome and encodes:
- a CDS encoding substrate-binding domain-containing protein; the encoded protein is MKKIFALFIAIMMAVMLVGCGGQAAENNEENAQQQSEQQEPAKKDVILATTTSTQDSGLLDVLEPMFEEQTGYNLKIVAVGTGKALSMGQEGEADVLLTHAPESEQPLVDAEEVLNYQLVMHNDFVVVGSPDDPAGIKGIAKATEAFAKISEAQSVFVSRGDDSGTDKKEKGIWKEAGIEPAGEWYQETGSGMGDTLVVANQKQAYTLTDRATYLAHQDDMDLEILVEGAGELLNIYHVMEVNPEKSDKINNEGAKAFVEFMVSEETQNVIKEFGVEEYGQPLFFPDAGKTMEDIAA
- a CDS encoding HEAT repeat domain-containing protein; protein product: MISKQDVSQLVLDGNHQQLIILAKLDTKRILRYLMRLTYATDELLRYRAIEALGLVAGVIAQNDPDTILDLIRRLIWSMNDESGAQSWSAPETIAEIIYNQPDMYHQFASVMIRASIDEEIFQQGMLWAVGRLSAKVDYIRKILPEMTSFLDHHKANLRGYAAWALGQAGASEALDKLRRLESDNHTVRIYIEGQMYQKTVGQLASESIAKIS